A segment of the Rhizoctonia solani chromosome 12, complete sequence genome:
TTCcggtaatccacaaccagcctaagAGATCTGTCTGCTTTcttaacaaacatgactggggcgccaGTGGAAgaagtgctggggcggatcttgcccgttgctaattctttgtcaatgtgctgcttgagcgccttggattcagcatcagtcatgccatataagGGTCCTGGGgatagtttggcatctgggacaaggtctatggatatatcatactccctatgtggagggaggaccttgaattcttccttgccaaagactttagcaaattcatggtactgaggaGGAAGGTCTGCCAAAGGATctaggtctgcttcttcctcagaggcaatctgtgcttgttcagggaaggtgatcagtccctgttgccagttgATAAGGGGGGCTTCTGTtgttaaccaagtcatgccaaggattgctggggtgttgccaatggggcagacaagaaagggaatggagtgggggTGGCTGTTGGCCAATACcgtgaggtgaacctggtgccaaatgcaaccagtctgggatatagtaccatctaacattctcacaacttgtgggtttttgagttgggtttttgggattttgtatttttccacaattgagggggagatgaagtttgatgtggctcctgagttgATGAGGGTTCtaaggggttctgccgggatATTTTGGATATATAGATCAATAAAAAGAagcggttttttatttgagtctagaCCAAGATTTACAAATTCAACGCTATCTACTATATTGTCCGTTTTTtgagtcgggggcttggcagcagtccttgactttagtcttttcccaactcaaCATCTTCAGCCACCTTGGCTACCTCCTtaattgtggctttccagccattggggcattgtttgatgccgtgccccttttggccgcacttgacacaaaggccagacgcgcggcggcggtcccgttcctccggggtgacaTAGTTTGGGTCTTCTGATAGACGGACCCTTGTGGTGgttgtggaggtggctatggtagccggggacttggcaggagCCTTTTtcgggcggttctcctcgttcTCTCAATgggtgttgtcaattttgatggaggcggcaaatatagCCTCCAGCTTGTTggggatgttgtccttggcggacaggagttcctttaccttccagtggaggccttgcgtgaactgcgcaatgtaagcctccttgttccagtctagttccgccatgaggttgcggaactctgtgacgtacttggaggtggtggaagATTGGGAGAGAgccgcaatttttctggcggCGGCCCGTTTGGCGTTGGGGTTGGcaaaggcctccttgaatttggccgttaggGCCTGGATAGTGGTGGGAGGgttacccttgcccttgatgatatttccaatgatggggagagcccagtcggcggccttgtctgtcatgtggtatagaaTCCACAccaccatctgctcttccttgtcaaattgaTCACAATGGAGAGCTACCCATAGCATCATTTGATCAAGCCACTGGGTGGCTTTTTGTCCCCTGGTGTCACCCTTATAGGGGTCGGgaaggtccatcttgggcctttttacactggaccctgaatcaaagggggtgagagaTCCCAGGTGCCTTCTAGGcattccttgaggctcctttttggggagccttggttctttgtcctctgagtcaaagcctgTTCCCCTTGAGGGGCGGAATGGAgctttgagtccaggcctaaccatgcctggagtgtgggcttcccccctgagtgggtaggaggggtgacaggcccagtcaatgggccaggcttggtttgggctccgccctggtctttgtcaccaacaaggtcattggtttccttgcataagGCGGTGAGCTGTGAGATTTGCTTGCCTTGTGATTtaatttgggcctgcaaggacccgacttGGTTGGCAAGGGCgctgatagcctcaaggagggCGGTAGTGGTTggttccggttccattccgggcaggtgttgcggagggggtgatgggccgcaagagggtggttgggagcgggttgccacggaacgttgaGAGGAGCGACTGGGAGGACGGGAGTAcgggtgtgggacgccagagcgtgtggatggaatgtttgaaacggcgtgggggagtgaggtgcctgtgacaggacttatgagcggtttttctgtactggactggcgctaaacccttgcgtctagtacctagcgttggactgtccctacaacaaatcaacagacctggcggtcgtgatatgggcgggttttcagcaagcgggtatttcagcggtctagggttgctgagtactgagttccggcaaaactcggggtatgcgggcaatcaGAGCtcgtcagccttatagcaatttggtactacgtgggggtggggagcttttgattattatgctcCACAAagtagccccaatcacggttttttcccttgtgctagtactgggagtcctcttgttgtcaatcaaagcctacagcaagttgattttacaatgtcgtgcaccactgtaaggtgggcacacgctggtggagttgggcgcttaaggccgtactactacaagcaacacgtatgtaatctaactaataaggctatactacttccgcttgaggcggactactactactaactaatgcgggggggccttaggcctggaggtgtggtgagttaaggggtggtgagcgtctaagtactactgggggcctgctacttagctggctgactaatcctcctcaatgaatatgagacgaggtaaaattgacttgggatctccaagcaattttcctgctgtttatatagacaaaggggaaagtatttacatggtctgtgcgtgagataaggaagcgtccatgtgaaagagaagcctgctgcgggctgtgcagaagcgtggatttctcctaagcgcccttggcacggcatctcagcgcggcatcttggcataataagcgccaagatcacgtggtcaaaaaacaaaagatattgagtccgtaaaaaatactaaaaataatagaaaaatcgtgcgattctaatggtatatgttaggaggttataacatatTTCCATACCTTTTACAGTGTCAGTGTTTTTTAGGCATTGGAGAGCTTGCAGGCCAATGTGCCCAAGAACTTTATGCCAGTCAAACCAAGTTCAACCAGTTTGTTTAAAGAGTGCCAGTTCAGTGGACTTATTGTTTGCGTTTTGTTTGTTAATGTAGCGCGCATTTATTTTCCACAAATTCCCTTTTGCGCGTTCTTTGAGCTTTGAACCATAAGTAATACATTCATTGTTTGGTCCATATATTACTCAGCGGTCTCAATCCATTGAAACTTGGAAGCCTTTATCAGTTATCAAAGATAGACTGATAAGATTCACAGGTGAGCTTGGCATGTGAGCTACATTAGTAAGTCTAATAGTGACGTACTTGTTTGTCTTGGGGTCACTGAGACATTCAAGTTCTATTGTCCCTTGGCCAATTATTGGCTTGGTTCCGGATACGCCGGATACGTGTCCAGATGacttactatatttggaaaatAAGTTCTGGTTATTTGATATGTGAGTTGTTGTTCTGCTATTGGCTATCCATGCATTTGTTAGCTTACTAATGGTTCCATATGATTCCTTGATGGTTGAGAATGCGTAGTTGGCTGATGTGGACTTTTCCACGGCTATATGCGTTCTAGCATTGTTAAATTGGGTTTTATTTGGTAAGTTTATTTGTCTGTTTTGTCCATTACCTTTATTTCCTGATTTGAATGCACCTCTGCCGGGGCTTTGGCACTCAGCTATCCAATGGCCAAGTTGTCTGCAGTTGTTGCATTTCAACTTAGTCTTATCTGGACCTTTACCATTGGTACGTATAGCTCTATTTACAGTTGATTTGTTTGTACTAAAGAATGCCTTTCCATCAGTACCTCTAGTATTTCTATGGTGGGCTTCTGCTAATATTTGTGACCTCAAATCGCTGATTTGATTTGCTTGTTTGTTCTTGTTGTCTAGATTGAATTGGAAGTTTACAGATTGCGTAAACGTATCCCAGCTATCAGGTAAGCTTGCAATGAGCGTCATTATCCAATCGACCTCAGTGCATGAGTCCTTACTGATACTGTTTATTTGTTGGTACCAtcctgttgtacaccacggtaaggtgggtacttgctagtgaagaggggcgcttaaggccgtactactacaagcacacgtatgtatctaacttatctaaggctatactactggcgcttaaggcgctctaatgctatctactgctgacaaaggggccggaggcctgggaggtgtggtaggtgaaggTAGGGGATaacgtcagctgaacttctggggcCGGTTACTTAACTGGCTggagcctcctcaatgaatatgagacaaggtaaaatcaacttggtgtctccaagcaatttccctgctgtatatatagacaaagcacactatctacatggtctgtgcgcgtgagagaaagaagtagctaagacaaatgagaagcgtgctgcgggctgcgcaaaagcgtggatttctcctaagtgcccttggcacggcatcttggcgcggcatcttggcataataagcgccgtgatcacgtgatcaaaaaacaaaagatatcaagtccgtaaaaaatactaaaaatatcagaaaaaacgtgcaaatccaatggtatatgttaggaggttatgacattgcccccccttaaaggctcttggcggagtcacaagcctttttcagttgtgaccTGTTAAAGCATCAGATTTCCTCTTGACTGTGTTCCAagagttcttctggttcccatgaattgtcttctggtccatatcctttccatttgatcaggtagAGCCATTTTCCTTTTTGCCTTTTGGAGTcgatgatctgttccacttcatattcttcttccccttcaatTGTTTCTGGAGGGGGGCATTCTGGGAAGGGTTGGCTGGGAGACTTGTAAACCTTGGATAACAACCCTACGTAGAATATGTCATGGATCTTTAAGGTTTCCGGAAGTTTCAGGCGGTACGCGTGGCTGGATATTTTCTCTAAGACTTCAAAAGGGCCTAATCTCTTGGGGTCCAATTTGTTAGAGTTGGTTCTTagttccacgttttttccatccagccatacttttttgccaattgCATATTCTGGAATTATCCCCTTGTTCCCTGCCATCCTTTCCTTTGTAAGTCTCAGAGCGGATTCTGCCTCTTTCCACTCTTGAGCTAGGGTGTCTGCTACGTGGttggcttctgggacattcGCCGGCACATTGGATGGACTCATGATGGGACTTCTTCCATAGACaagttcaaagggggttttcccagtaGCCAAGTGTCtagcgttgttgtacgcatattctgctAATGGTAACCAGGTAGCCCAGTCTGAATGGTCTGCCGCAACGTAGGATCTAAgatagaactcaatgaattggttcactctttctgtttgtctgtccgattccgggtggtaggctgaggagaaggccGGGTTGaccccaaggcgttggtacagtgctcttaggaattttcctgtgaacgTTGTTCCGCGGTCTGAGACTGTCTTGACCGGTAGTCCGTGTAACTTCCAAAcgtgggtgatgaacaggtctgctaggcccttggctgtgaccttctttgtggttgggatgaagtgacCAAACTTAGAGAAGGAGTTGATTACAACTAGAATTGCATTGTACCCATTAGACTtggggaatcctgtgatgaagtcataggatattgtgtggaaAGGGAACGGGGGACTTCTAAGGGCTTTAGGGAAATGACGGGGGCGTGCGCGCGGCGGTTGGTTTGGCAGATAGGACAGCactctacccattccttagcggatgacttcattcctggccaccagtagttgcggtTCAGGAGCTCTAGGGTTCTTTGTTGCCTGGGGTGTCCCGCCaggggggagtcatggaattcttTAAGCAATCATTCCTTGATGGGCTCCGAGTCTGGAACTACCAATTTTCCGCAATACCAAAGGAGATCTTcctcccaatcatagtcccAATAGGCTTTTCAAATGGAtggaggtgcattgtccgcatcctctgtcaggaattggatgatgggttctagGGATGGATCATCCTTCAGTTTCTCTTGGATTTCTGTAACAATCTCAAGTTCCgcttctgacgtgttggcaaagacctctgatGGTAACATGATTTCTGGCTCCTGAGGTGAATCAATATAGTCTGAGCGTCTGGACaatgcatctggtttccccaACTGTTTACCTGGTTggtagtggatttcaaagttgaagtcactcaggaagatgcgccatctGGCATGCCTCCGGTTAAAAGTCctagcctgcatccaatattccaggttcctgtggtctgtgaagacctggattggcttgtctgttgcttccaggaaaatacgccattcttccagggctttgatgattgctagaagctccttattgtgggtgtcatagttggcttcAGCACCGgaaaaggacttggacatatatgcaactggGTGAAGGCGGTTATCCTCTGCTCGTTGGCTTAGGatagctcccatggctacccctgatgcgtccgtttctaggtagtagggaaggctggggttggaatggattagGACGggtgactgggtgacaagggACTTTAGCTCCTGGAAGGCAGCTTCCTccaggttaccccatgaccaaggggtttccttttttgtgagattATGCAGGGGGCGTGCAACGGAGCtaaaattgggaatgaatcGGCGGAGGTAGTTGGtaaatcctaggaaggcctggacctgtttgaccgttttgggagtgggccatGTTGTGACGGCTTCtattttcttctggtccattgagaatCCGGAGGTGGAGATAACAATGCCTAGGTAGTCGACCGTAGTAacgtggaaatggcactTTGACAACTTGCAAAacagctggttcttcattagtcgCAATAGCACTTCTCTGACATGGTTTGGGTGATCTTCTGGGTTCTCTGAGAAGATAAGGATATTGTCCAAATAGATTACTACTGTCACATCAATTagatccctgaacaggttgttcatgaagtgctggaatgctgcaggggcattggtaaggccaaaaggcatgactaAGTACTTGaaaaggccatatttggttctgaaggccgttttccattcgtcgccTTCTTTGATGCGCACATTATTGTACCCCCAGCGGAGATCTAACTTTGTGAATAGTTTGGCGTTTTGCAGcttagccatgaggtcatcctgtCTGGGAagtgggtagacgtttttgtgggtgaCGTTGTTAAGCTTCCTGTAGTCAACCACCAATCTCAGGGAACCATCCGctttttttacaaacataacaggggcgcctgctgaggaggtaCTGGGGCAAATTTTGCCCGTGGCtagttcttccttgatatGCTGCTTGAGGGCCTTGGACTCGGCGTCTGTCATGCCATAAATTGGACCAGGGGAGAGCTTGGCATCAGGGACAAGGTCAATAGAGATGTCGtattccctatgtggaggaaggaccttgaactcttctttgccaaagactttagcaaatttgTGGTATTGTTCTGGAAGGTCCGCCAATGGGTTGGTGTCTGCCTCTTCTTTGGATGCTATCTGGGCCTGTTCAGGGAACGTAACatgtccctgttgccagtcaatcaaAGGGGATTCCaaagtgagccatgtcatgcctaggatagccggggtgttgcctatggggcaaacaaggaaagggatgTGGTgtgaatggccattggccaagaccgcgagttgaacctggtgccaaatgcaaccagtctgggatatagtaccatctaacattctcacaactcgtggatttttgagttgggtttttgggattttatatttttccacaattgagggggagataaagttcaatgtggctcctgaattGATAAGGGTTCTGAGGTGTTCCGTCGGGAAATTGTGCAGTTCAAGATTGATAAATAAGAGAGgctttttatttgagtccaTAGCCAGAGATACAATTTCACAATccaatacatgcacatctattttaggggccaggggcttgacggtagtccttggccttagtcttttcccgaccctCCTTCCTCTGCAACCTTAGCTACCTCCTTGacggtagccttccagccattggggcattgtttgatcccGTGACCCttctgaccgcacttgacgcaaagtCCTGATGCGTGGCAACAATCCCGTTCCTCCGGAGTGACataattggggtccttggataggcGAAccctggtggtggtagtggaggtggccacggtggccggggacttggctggtgcctttttagggcagttctcctcatttttgcggcggatattgtcaattttaattGCCGCTGCAAAGATGGCTTCGAGATTGTCAGGGATGCTATCCTTGGTAGacagcagttccttgaccttccagtgaaggccgcgcatgaattgggcaatatatgcctccttgttccaatcaagttccgccatgagattgcggaatttggtgacatactcagccgtggttgtggtctgagttaGCGCGGCAATCTTTCTGGCGGCTGCCCTCTTGGCATTGGGATCTGCAAAGGCTTCCTTAAATTTGGCTGTTAAGGCCGTTATGGTGGTAGGGggatttcccttgcccttgatgattgtcccaatgatggggagtgcccagttggcagctttgtcagtcatgtggtataggatccacacaaccatctgttcctcCTCGTCAAATTGATCACgatggagggctacccagagcatcatcctATCCAGCCATTGAGTGGCTTTTTGGCCCCTGACTTCTCCCTTGTAAGGAtctgggaggtccatcttggagCGCTTCACGCTGGACCCCgtgtcaaagggggtgagggagctgaggctcctaggcgtgctgcaaggctcttttttggggcGTCTgggctcctcttcttcctctgaatcaaaccctgttcctcttgatggcctgaaaggggccttgagcccaggcctaaccgtgcctggagtgtgggtttcccctcctgtgtGGGTTGGAGGGgtaacaggcccagtcgatgggccaggcttggcttgggttcCGCCCTGAtctttgtcaccaacaaggttgttggtttccttgcatatggctttgagctctgcaagctgttggccttgggatgatatttgggcctgcaaggacccgacttggttggtgaggttgaggatagcc
Coding sequences within it:
- a CDS encoding Retrotransposon gag protein; amino-acid sequence: MTDPSGANAGGAGSLHWIPPLRGANNYNVWRIQMEDVLTDLDLYGHADGSKLKPNPKVEVAITGRKDNEGNRLPDLEVNSNNPLYASWIKADRKALSNIRLRVDGSVLTHIQGCTTAADAWSTLEATFQVKGTVGLIDLRRQFFSHWMTNGTPFPPRRFTIPSTRSGVPHPYSCPSSRSSQRSVATHSQSPSCGPSPPPQHVPGMEPEPTTAALLEAILNLTNQVGSLQAQISSQGQQLAELKAICKETNNLVGDKDQGGTQAKPGPSTGPVTPPTHTGGETHTPGTVRPGLKAPFRPSRGTGFDSEEEEEPRRPKKEPCSTPRSLSSLTPFDTGSSVKRSKMDLPDPYKGEVRGQKATQWLDRMMLWVALHRDQFDEEEQMVVWILYHMTDKAANWALPIIGTIIKGKGNPPTTITALTAKFKEAFADPNAKRAAARKIAALTQTTTTAEYVTKFRNLMAELDWNKEAYIAQFMRGLHWKVKELLSTKDSIPDNLEAIFAAAIKIDNIRRKNEENCPKKAPAKSPATVATSTTTTRVRLSKDPNYVTPEERDCCHASGLCVKCGQKGHGIKQCPNGWKATVKEVAKVAEEGGSGKD
- a CDS encoding Retrotransposable element Tf2 protein; this translates as MDSNKKPLLFINLELHNFPTEHLRTLINSGATLNFISPSIVEKYKIPKTQLKNPRVVRMLDGTISQTGCIWHQVQLAVLANGHSHHIPFLVCPIGNTPAILGMTWLTLESPLIDWQQGHVTFPEQAQIASKEEADTNPLADLPEQYHKFAKVFGKEEFKVLPPHREYDISIDLVPDAKLSPGPIYGMTDAESKALKQHIKEELATGKICPSTSSAGAPVMFVKKADGSLRLVVDYRKLNNVTHKNVYPLPRQDDLMAKLQNAKLFTKLDLRWGYNNVRIKEGDEWKTAFRTKYGLFKYLVMPFGLTNAPAAFQHFMNNLFRDLIDVTVVIYLDNILIFSENPEDHPNHVREVLLRLMKNQLFCKLSKCHFHVTTVDYLGIVISTSGFSMDQKKIEAVTTWPTPKTVKQVQAFLGFTNYLRRFIPNFSSVARPLHNLTKKETPWSWGNLEEAAFQELKSLVTQSPVLIHSNPSLPYYLETDASGVAMGAILSQRAEDNRLHPVAYMSKSFSGAEANYDTHNKELLAIIKALEEWRIFLEATDKPIQVFTDHRNLEYWMQARTFNRRHARWRIFLSDFNFEIHYQPGKQLGKPDALSRRSDYIDSPQEPEIMLPSEVFANTSEAELEIVTEIQEKLKDDPSLEPIIQFLTEDADNAPPSI